The genomic stretch TATGGGTTATATATGCCAGTTTGATTGTCTCAGTTATTTTTTACGTTTATAACTATTTAATGCACAAAAATTGGAGTTTTAAATAATAGAAAAGTTTGTTGCAATCTCATTGACTTTCTATTTATAGTAAAGTAAGTTGTTAATTTTAGTGATAACATATTTAATGGACTTTTTGGGTGTACAAAATAAAAGATGACAAGCGATAATTTTGCATGGCTACATAGAGGTATTAGTGATATTTTTCCTCATCAACCAGAATCAGATAATATTTGCGATAATTTAGAACAACTTTGCACGAAGATCGATCGACCTTTAAGGGTAAAATTAGGAATTGATCCTACTGGTACAGATTTACATTTAGGTCATAGTATTCCATTTCGTAAATTAAGAGCATTTCAAGATCAAGGACATACTGCTGTTGTTATTATAGGAGATTTTACCGCACAAATAGGTGATCCCACAGGCAAAGATAAGGTGAGAAAACAACTTACCCCTGAAGAAGTTAAACAAAATGCGGAAACTTATTTGAATCAATTACGCCCAATTTTAGATTTTGATACGCCCGATCGACTGGAAATTAGATATAATTCCGAATGGTTATCAAGTCTTAATCTAGCTAAAATTCAAGAGTTGTTAGCCACCATGACAGTACAACAAATGTTAGCAAAAGAAGGTTTTAACAATCGCTACACTCAAGAAACCCCTATTTACCTTCATGAATTTTTGTACCCTCTCATGCAAGGCTATGATTCTGTTGCCGTCAATGCAGATATAGAGTTAGGAGGTACAGATCAAAAATTTAATATTGCCGTTGGTAGAGATTTACAAAAATATTTCGGACAAAAACCCCAATTTGGAG from Geminocystis sp. NIES-3709 encodes the following:
- the tyrS gene encoding tyrosine--tRNA ligase; the protein is MTSDNFAWLHRGISDIFPHQPESDNICDNLEQLCTKIDRPLRVKLGIDPTGTDLHLGHSIPFRKLRAFQDQGHTAVVIIGDFTAQIGDPTGKDKVRKQLTPEEVKQNAETYLNQLRPILDFDTPDRLEIRYNSEWLSSLNLAKIQELLATMTVQQMLAKEGFNNRYTQETPIYLHEFLYPLMQGYDSVAVNADIELGGTDQKFNIAVGRDLQKYFGQKPQFGVLLPILIGTDGEQKMSKSLNNYVGLKEDALSMYSKLEKTPDALLSNYFELLTDLSLSAIPENPRDAQKLLGVEVISQYHGREAALTAQKTALEIISNQNLANAEAVPEFSLDNVEFPAKLFYILNVSGLVNSSGDGRRQIQGGSVRLDGDRVTDPNYTIEYSSELTNKILQVGKKKFIRLT